One segment of Salvia splendens isolate huo1 chromosome 20, SspV2, whole genome shotgun sequence DNA contains the following:
- the LOC121782559 gene encoding multiple organellar RNA editing factor 8, chloroplastic/mitochondrial-like, whose amino-acid sequence MAFHPLRLRRALALSSSLLGHSSHGYKPQPFSFISAPRIPPSPAPAPPSIRRPFTSSTTLFRRAFNPETDEIGPDTILFEGCDYNHWLITVDFPRDSNIPREQMIETYINIAAQVFGSVEEAKKKIYALSTTTYQGFQVECSEETSEKFKSIPQVVFVLPDSYIDPVNKEYGGDKYVNGEIFPRPPPVHYGRRSNRDRRPREQNYGPPPQQNYGPPPHQNYGQPPRLNVRPPPQQNFGAPPQQNFGAPPQQNFGAPPQQNFGAPPQQNFGAPPQQNFGAPPKQNFGAPPQQSFGAPPQQNFGAPPQQNFGAPPQQNFGAPPQQSFGAPPQQNFGAPPQQNFGAPPKQNFGAPPQQSFSAPPQQNYGAPPYQNNASQPSHTPQPHNSYGSPSQQSYLPNRREGYANSPNYAQEQGRHQSHSQPGQRGFTQDADYGSSQDGAFGQVSGGDRNISSSQNN is encoded by the exons aTGGCGTTTCACCCTCTTCGCCTCCGCCGCGCTCTTGCCCTTTCATCTTCTCTGCTAGGCCACTCCTCCCATGGCTACAAGCCCCAACCATTTTCCTTCATCTCCGCTCCTCGGATTCCTCCATCCCCCGCCCCGGCTCCTCCGTCGATTCGCCGCCCCttcacttcctccaccactctATTCCGCAGGGCATTTAATCCGGAGACAGATGAAATCGGGCCCGACACCATCCTCTTCGAAGGATGCGATTACAACCACTGGCTGATCACCGTCGATTTCCCCAGGGATTCCAATATTCCGCGCGAACAGATGATCGAAACCTATATCAATATCGCCGCACAAGTCTTCGGCAG CGTTGAAGAGGCAAAGAAGAAAATATATGCACTGAGTACAACAACATATCAAGGTTTCCAGGTGGAGTGTTCGGAGGAGACATCTGAAAAGTTTAAAA GTATTCCACAAGTGGTATTTGTATTGCCAGATTCCTACATTGATCCAGTAAATAAGGAATACGGAG GAGACAAATATGTCAATGGAGAGATTTTTCCAAGACCACCCCCAGTGCATTATGGGAGAAGAAGCAACAGGGATAGGCGTCCAAGAGAGCAGAACTATGGGCCGCCACCACAGCAGAACTATGGGCCACCACCGCACCAGAACTATGGGCAACCACCACGACTGAACGTCAGGCCACCACCCCAGCAGAACTTCGGAGCCCCACCCCAGCAGAACTTCGGAGCCCCACCCCAGCAGAACTTCGGGGCACCACCCCAGCAGAACTTTGGGGCACCACCCCAGCAGAACTTTGGAGCACCACCCCAGCAGAACTTTGGAGCACCACCCAAACAGAACTTCGGTGCACCACCCCAGCAGAGCTTCGGAGCACCACCCCAGCAGAACTTTGGAGCACCACCCCAGCAGAACTTTGGAGCACCACCCCAGCAGAACTTCGGTGCACCACCCCAGCAGAGCTTTGGAGCACCACCCCAGCAGAACTTTGGAGCACCACCCCAGCAAAACTTTGGAGCACCACCCAAACAGAACTTCGGTGCACCACCCCAGCAGAGCTTCAGTGCACCACCTCAGCAGAACTATGGGGCACCACCATATCAAAACAATGCATCACAGCCCAGTCATACACCACAGCCACATAACAGCTACGGATCTCCATCACAGCAGAGCTATTTGCCGAACCGACGTGAAGGTTATGCAAACTCACCTAATTATGCACAGGAACAGGGAAGACACCAGAGCCATTCACAACCTGGACAAAGGGGCTTTACCCAAGATGCTGATTACGGCTCTTCACAAGATGGAGCTTTTGGACAAGTATCTGGGGGAGATAGAAACATTTCATCTTCCCAAAATAATTGA